In Candida orthopsilosis Co 90-125, chromosome 6 draft sequence, the following are encoded in one genomic region:
- a CDS encoding Rim9 protein (protein required for alkaline pH response), which translates to MYKALLALLILCTVCWVIQLLPVISVPLTSHRGNIYLSHFENVKFGVFGICDTKMGKCSSPKIGYPSSNSSFYNLTNDVSTSYSGVVLPSYVRYTISKLLVVHVVAFCFSSLLLIVMFILYALESWDRIELRKRREELNHLRNERQEEEHGHVEFDDEGETNMDTVELHKEERDLGPYLNIMLILTIFSVLTTLLAFLADILLFVPRLSYLGWMQLLPIVSMALITSMLCFIKRSISSRKFFENYDHPYANDEMKILRNRAMEHSWNDISSDDGFVVYTDGFYTRNEGEADDTRDRNHSTSSFRSGVRHSNFRQSEDYSVNSSRESIELDNLRLT; encoded by the coding sequence ATGTACAAAGCCCTCCTAGCTTTGCTTATATTGTGTACTGTTTGCTGGGTCATTCAGCTACTACCTGTCATTTCAGTCCCACTTACATCCCACAGAGGTAACATCTACCTTTcacattttgaaaatgtcaaatttggaGTGTTTGGTATATGTGACACGAAAATGGGCAAATGCAGTAGTCCTAAGATAGGTTACCCATCCTCAAACAGCTCATTTTATAATTTGACAAATGATGTCAGTACAAGTTATAGTGGAGTTGTCCTACCGTCTTATGTAAGatatacaatttcaaagttaTTGGTGGTTCatgttgttgcattttgCTTTTCGAGCTTGTTATTGATTGTCATGTTTATATTGTATGCGTTGGAAAGTTGGGACCGAATTGAACTTCGTAAACGAAGGGAGGAGTTGAATCATTTGAGAAACGAGAGgcaagaagaagaacacGGTCAcgttgaatttgatgatgaaggcGAAACCAATATGGATACCGTTGAGTTGCATAAAGAAGAACGAGATTTGGGTCCatatttgaatataatGTTGATTCTCACTATATTTTCTGTTTTAACTACTTTGCTAGCGTTCTTGGCTGACATTTTATTATTCGTTCCTAGATTGAGTTACTTAGGCTGGATGCAGTTACTACCTATAGTTTCGATGGCATTGATCACTTCAATGTTGtgttttatcaaaagatcaatATCAAGCAGAAAGTTTTTCGAAAATTATGACCACCCCTATGCTAATGATgagatgaagatattgcGAAATAGAGCTATGGAGCATTCCTGGAATGACATTTCCAGTGATGATGGATTTGTTGTGTACACTGATGGGTTTTATACTAGAAATGAGGGTGAAGCTGATGACACTAGAGATCGTAATCATTCTACTAGCTCATTTCGAAGTGGTGTACGACACAGCAATTTCAGACAAAGCGAAGACTACTCGGTTAATTCCAGTAGGGAATCTATTGAGCTTGACAATCTACGATTGACCTAG
- a CDS encoding Hal21 phosphoadenosine-5'-phosphate (PAP) or 3'-phosphoadenosine 5'-phosphosulfate (PAPS) phosphatase → MHRIKLLIYFTVIVVSLLPFKKFNFIRWFTMSSSSHPYYKELQVATLAVKRASILTKQLSDSISQAKSGTITKEDKSPVTIGDFASQAIINNAIKLNFPYDEIVGEEDSKDLQDNSKLSSEVVSLITKVQKETSEYDDLIGTLTNEDSIFKSIDCGNSEGGSKGRFWALDPIDGTKGFLRGDQFAVCLALIDQGKVVLGVIGCPNLSQYVESNEKHHGTVGGLYSAITSQGSYYSDLFTPGFKPLNQQQRIHMSNRDSPKDLKVLEGVEKGHSSHSTQAQIKDKIGFDQNKVSTQTINLDSQVKYCLLASGQADIYLRLPIDDTYREKIWDHAAGNVLIYEAGGKVGDIYGTPLDFSKGRYLNSKGVIAGNSKIFNTVIDAVKDVLKLN, encoded by the coding sequence ATGCATAGAATTAAGTTACTTATCTACTTTACAGTCATAGTGGTTTCTTTACTACCTTTCAAGAAGTTCAATTTTATACGTTGGTTTAcaatgtcatcatcatcacacCCATATTACAAGGAGCTTCAAGTTGCCACCCTTGCAGTCAAGAGAGCATCTATATTGACAAAGCAATTGAGCGATTCAATTTCCCAGGCTAAATCGGGAACAATCACCAAAGAGGATAAATCACCAGTGacaattggtgattttgcAAGTCAAGCTATTATCAATAATGCTATAAAGTTGAACTTCCCttatgatgaaattgttggtgaGGAAGATTCAAAGGATTTGCAAGACAATTCCAAACTCTCCTCTGAGGTGGTGAGCTTAATTACCAAAGTGCAAAAAGAGACCAGTGAATATGATGACTTGATTGGAACTTTAACCAATGAAGattccattttcaaaagcatCGACTGTGGAAATTCTGAAGGTGGATCAAAGGGAAGATTCTGGGCATTAGATCCTATTGACGGTACAAAAGGGTTTCTTAGAGGAGATCAATTCGCCGTCTGTTTAGCACTTATAGATCAAGGAAAAGTTGTTCTTGGAGTGATTGGATGTCCCAACTTATCGCAGTATGTTGAATCTAACGAGAAACATCACGGAACAGTTGGTGGATTATACCTGGCTATTACTAGTCAAGGATCATACTATTCAGATTTATTTACACCAGGATTCAAACCAttaaaccaacaacaacgtaTACACATGTCAAACCGTGATTCTCCCAAGGATTTGAAAGTGTTGGAAGGTGTCGAAAAGGGTCACTCTTCTCACTCAACACAAGCTCAAATCAAAGACAAGattggatttgatcaaaataaaGTCTCGACACAAACTATCAATTTAGATTCACAAGTCAAATATTGTCTATTAGCCAGTGGTCAAGCTGATATTTATTTGCGTTTACCTATAGATGACACTTATAGAGAAAAGATCTGGGATCATGCAGCTGGAAATGTATTGATTTATGAAGCTGGTGGTAAAGTGGGTGATATATATGGTACTCCATTGGACTTTAGTAAAGGTAGGTACTTGAATTCCAAGGGTGTCATTGCTGGAAACAgcaaaatattcaacacCGTCATTGACGCTGTGAAGGACGTTTTGAAACTTAATTAA